CGCTCTCGTACGCGCGTGCGACCGCGGCCGGATTGGCCCCTGCCCTGATCTCTCCGGCGGAGGGAGAGCGGCGCTTCACCTCGGCGAGGAGGCGCACTTCGCCCGCGCGGCGCAAAGCCGCCGCAAAGCCGCGGGCCGGTCCCGCATCTTTCGCCGCTGCAACGAGTTCCGCGGTTCGCGGCAGAATCTCTTGCACCTCCGAATGTTTCTTTTCGACGATCCGGGAGAGGATTCCGGGGGTCAAGCTCATCTATTCCTTGCGCTTCGGTTTGCGTTCGGGTACATTGTTCGGTGCCTGTTCGGAAGCAACCTCAGCGCAATTTCCGGAGACCACATGGCTCTGACCAAGAAGCAGAGACAGATTCTCGACTACGTGGAAAGCTTCGTGGATTCGTACGGCTATTCGCCGAGCTACGAAGAGATCGCCCAGAACTTCGGGTACAACTCGCTCGCCACCGTGCACGAGCACCTGAGTAATCTGGAGACGAAGGGCTTCCTGCGGAAGAACTACAACAAGAGCCGCTCGCTCGAGGTGGTCCGCGCCGAGGTGGGGGCGCTGGCCGTGGAGCTTCCGCTGCTGGGCGTGGTCGCCGCCGGCCTCCCGCTCGAGGCGGTGCCGCAGGAAGAGACCATCTCGGTCCCGCACGACATGGTGCGGCGCGGCAACAAC
The genomic region above belongs to Longimicrobiaceae bacterium and contains:
- the lexA gene encoding transcriptional repressor LexA is translated as MALTKKQRQILDYVESFVDSYGYSPSYEEIAQNFGYNSLATVHEHLSNLETKGFLRKNYNKSRSLEVVRAEVGALAVELPLLGVVAAGLPLEAVPQEETISVPHDMVRRGNNYVLRVRGDSMVDEQIRDGDYIIVNSRETAENGEMVVALVGGESATVKKFYREPGGKIRLQPANESMQPMYFPASEVQVQGIVVGVIRKY